Genomic window (Moraxella haemolytica):
TTTCATGTTTGTAAGTATAACGCATTTGGTTCATACAATATTCTCAAAAGATATTTTTAAAATTTACCATTTAGATAGGGAGTTTATCTAAAAAATCAAGACAAAAACTTATCTAAAACTCATCTGATGTGTCATTTTATATAAAACCATCAAAATATGTATCAAAATCATCATTGTTAGCGACTCGCTGTGAATTTGTGATGTTAATTTGTGCTAAATGGTGTAAACTATGGCGATTATTCATTAAGAGAAAGTTGATTATGTTTCGTCCATTAGCGTTATTTATTGGGCTAAGATATACAAAAGCTGAGCACAAAAAAGGGTTTATCTCTTTTATTTCGCTCATCTCTATGATCGGCTTAGCATTGGGCGTGGCAGTACTTATTACGGTATTGTCGGTGATGAATGGCTTTGACCGTGAGATGAAAACTCGTATCTTGGGTATGATTCCGCAGGCGTCGGTGATTTCCTATGGAATCATTCCGGATTGGCAAGATTTATCCGACAAAATCATCAAGCAAGATCGAGGGCAAAATATCAAGGCAACCGCCCCCTTTATCCACCTGCAGGGCATGGTAGCAGCCAATGGGCAGGTCGCTCCTGTGATGATATCAGGCATTGAGCCAGAATATGAAAAGCAAGTTTCTATCGTAGATAATCATATGACCAAAGGTAGTTTTGATGATCTAAAAGCAGGTGAGTTTGGTATCGTATTGGGCAAGAGTACAGCAGATGGATTGGGTCTTGATGTGGGTGATAAAGTAACGCTTGTGCTTCCTGAAGCGTCATCATCGCTGATAGGGTTGATACCTAGATTTAAGCAGTTTACGCTTGTTGGGACTTTTAATATTGGTAAAGATGTAGATGGTGTGCTAGGCTTTGTGGCGATGCGTGATGCTGGTGTGATGCTAAGGCTGCCTGAAGGGGCACAGGGGATACGCTTGCTGATGCACGATGTCTTTAAGGCACCTGTTGCTGCTAATGAAGCGGCCAAACTCGATGATAATCTGTATCCTGATGATTGGACAAGCACTCATGGCAATCTATTTAATGCAGTTAAAATGGAAAAGTCTATCATCGGATTACTGCTGTTTTTGGTGGTGATTGTTGCGGCGTTTAATATCGTTTCAAGCCTTGTGATGTTGGTTACTGATAAAAAATCAGACATTGCCATCTTAAAGACTTTTGGGGCATCATCTAAGCTAATCATGCAGGTATTTTTGGTGCAAGGCATGATTATTGGCGTGATTGGTACGGTTGTGGGTACGATTTTGGGTGTGGTGCTTGCCTTGAGTGTTAATGACATTGTTAACTTTTTAAGCGGTTTATTTGGTGTAACTTTAATGCCGGCAGGTGCGTATCCTGTGGATTTTTTACCATCAGAGGTTCAGGTACTTGATATTGTAGTCATCGTTTTGGCATCGTTTCTATTAAGTTTTGTTATGACCATTTATCCTGCACTGCGTGCATCTCGCATTCAGCCGGCACAAACATTGCGTTATGAATAAGGAGATGGCATGAGCATTATTTTGCAGGCAAAAAATATCACAAAAACTTATGATGAAGGACGGATTCAAACCACTGTATTGACTGGGTTGGATTTAACCATTTGCAAAGGTGAACGAGTCTCTATTGTTGGTAGCAGTGGTTCAGGAAAAAGCACGCTGCTACACCTGTTGGGTGGTCTAGATACTCCAACGGCAGGAGAGGTATGGTTGCAAGGCAAATGTCTAAATCAGCTCAACGAAACAGAGCGTGGTGATTTGCGTAATCAGCATTTGGGATTTATTTATCAATTTCATCATCTGTTGGCAGAATTTACTGCTACCGAAAATGTCGCCATGCCCATGCTGATGCGTGCTAATGTTCCCATCGGTGAGGTACACAAGAGGGCTAATCGTCTGCTTGAGCGTGTGGGACTTTCACATCGCATGCACCATAGACCAAGCGAGCTTTCGGGTGGTGAGCGTCAGCGAGTAGCCATAGCTAGAGCATTGATTACCAATCCTGCACTCATTTTGGCAGATGAACCGACCGGCAATCTAGATGATTACAATGCCAATGCTGTTTTTGAGTTGTTGTCAGAGTTGCAACATGATTTTGGTACGGCATTACTTATGGTAACACATGATAGAAATCTGGCAGCTAGGGCGGATAGACAGCTTGAGATGCGTGGTGGTCAGTGGGTTTGATGAAGTAGCTGAACGCTTAACAAAAACGCCTTTAAAGAGGCGTTTTTGTTTTATTCGGTGGTGCTTAAATAGAAAAATCTTCAGGGTTGTTATCTGTTTGAGATTTGGCATCTCTGAGTTTATGACCTTTTTGGGTGCGAAATCTGGGGGCTTTGGTGTTGTAGCCTAAGCGTTTTTGCCAACTATTAACGATGTAGTACTGCCATAATACTCGAAATAACAGCCCTAGAACGGCACTGGTGATGATGCCACATACAACCAAACCCAATGTGAATGCTTTGAGTGAAAATAGGTGATTAGCAAAA
Coding sequences:
- a CDS encoding lipoprotein-releasing ABC transporter permease subunit; protein product: MFRPLALFIGLRYTKAEHKKGFISFISLISMIGLALGVAVLITVLSVMNGFDREMKTRILGMIPQASVISYGIIPDWQDLSDKIIKQDRGQNIKATAPFIHLQGMVAANGQVAPVMISGIEPEYEKQVSIVDNHMTKGSFDDLKAGEFGIVLGKSTADGLGLDVGDKVTLVLPEASSSLIGLIPRFKQFTLVGTFNIGKDVDGVLGFVAMRDAGVMLRLPEGAQGIRLLMHDVFKAPVAANEAAKLDDNLYPDDWTSTHGNLFNAVKMEKSIIGLLLFLVVIVAAFNIVSSLVMLVTDKKSDIAILKTFGASSKLIMQVFLVQGMIIGVIGTVVGTILGVVLALSVNDIVNFLSGLFGVTLMPAGAYPVDFLPSEVQVLDIVVIVLASFLLSFVMTIYPALRASRIQPAQTLRYE
- the lolD gene encoding lipoprotein-releasing ABC transporter ATP-binding protein LolD, yielding MSIILQAKNITKTYDEGRIQTTVLTGLDLTICKGERVSIVGSSGSGKSTLLHLLGGLDTPTAGEVWLQGKCLNQLNETERGDLRNQHLGFIYQFHHLLAEFTATENVAMPMLMRANVPIGEVHKRANRLLERVGLSHRMHHRPSELSGGERQRVAIARALITNPALILADEPTGNLDDYNANAVFELLSELQHDFGTALLMVTHDRNLAARADRQLEMRGGQWV